Proteins found in one Pyrus communis chromosome 15, drPyrComm1.1, whole genome shotgun sequence genomic segment:
- the LOC137718227 gene encoding large ribosomal subunit protein bL31c-like — MALNLTTSFLHGTPCPKLLPPKKVCGGGGSSAGNCRSVVTCRKKEIHPQFHEDAKVYCKGELVMTTGGTQKEYVVDVWSGNHPFYLGNRSGMLVDDDQVEKFRKKYGELTQIMEIPVLKGEIILPSRRKAAAGKGGKKK, encoded by the exons ATGGCGCTCAATCTAACCACCTCATTCCTCCATGGAACACCCTGCCCCAAGCTCCTCCCTCCCAAGAAG GTCTGCGGTGGCGGTGGGTCGTCGGCGGGGAATTGCCGCTCTGTGGTGACATGCAGGAAGAAGGAGATACACCCGCAGTTCCACGAGGACGCGAAGGTGTACTGCAAGGGGGAGCTGGTGATGACGACGGGTGGGACCCAGAAGGAGTACGTGGTGGACGTGTGGTCGGGCAACCACCCCTTCTACCTCGGAAACCGGTCGGGCATGCTCGTCGACGACGACCAGGTCGAGAAGTTCAGGAAGAAGTACGGCGAGCTCACCCAGATCATGGAGATTCCTGTCCTCAAGGGAGAGATTATTCTGCCCTCCCGCCGCAAAGCCGCCGCCGGTAAAGGCGGCAAGAAGAAGTAG